A single region of the Pontibacter kalidii genome encodes:
- a CDS encoding AraC family transcriptional regulator, with protein sequence MSLKYNLQPIALREERSLFTLVENRSVYSMDSCELNVFETHQQARDVQLQFDDWVLTSMLRGKKVMHLSDRPGFDYLPGESVIVPPSELMTIDFPEAGKKTPTQCLALAIPAEQIQATIGLLNERHAKAEAGEEWQISKEHLHLANNLELADIINRLIRLGLHEHSREKDILMNLALRELLVRLMQTQARTFFEQNYNRLACSNRFAYIIQYIKENITSKIDADKLSEKACMSRANFFRKFKEELGYTPADYILKERIRLAKMYLQNPVNSVTQACYMAGFQNLNYFIRAFKKEVGLTPKAFQLSLLN encoded by the coding sequence ATGTCCCTGAAGTATAACCTGCAGCCGATAGCACTGCGCGAGGAGCGCTCCCTGTTCACCCTGGTCGAAAACAGGTCGGTGTATAGCATGGATTCCTGCGAACTGAACGTGTTCGAGACGCACCAGCAGGCCAGGGACGTGCAGCTGCAGTTCGATGATTGGGTGCTGACCAGCATGCTGCGCGGCAAAAAGGTGATGCACCTCTCGGACCGCCCCGGCTTTGATTACCTGCCCGGCGAATCAGTGATCGTGCCGCCAAGCGAGCTGATGACGATTGATTTCCCGGAAGCTGGCAAGAAGACGCCCACCCAATGCCTGGCCCTGGCCATCCCTGCCGAGCAGATACAGGCTACGATAGGGCTGCTGAACGAGCGGCATGCTAAGGCAGAGGCGGGGGAGGAGTGGCAAATCAGCAAGGAGCACCTGCACCTGGCCAACAACCTGGAGCTGGCTGACATCATCAACCGCCTGATCAGGCTCGGCCTGCACGAGCACAGCCGCGAGAAAGACATCCTGATGAACCTGGCTCTACGGGAACTGCTGGTCAGGCTGATGCAGACACAGGCGCGTACTTTTTTTGAGCAGAACTACAACCGGCTGGCCTGCAGCAACCGCTTCGCGTACATTATCCAGTACATAAAGGAGAATATCACTTCCAAGATTGATGCGGACAAACTGAGCGAGAAGGCCTGTATGAGCCGCGCCAATTTTTTCCGGAAATTTAAAGAGGAGCTAGGCTATACACCTGCCGACTATATTCTGAAAGAGCGTATCCGTTTGGCAAAAATGTATCTGCAGAATCCGGTAAACTCCGTGACCCAGGCCTGTTATATGGCCGGCTTCCAGAACCTGAATTACTTCATCAGGGCCTTTAAAAAAGAGGTTGGCTTGACGCCCAAGGCTTTTCAGCTAAGCCTTTTGAATTGA
- a CDS encoding aldehyde dehydrogenase family protein: MDSVAMPQEQSAVLERPQFKEKYEHFIGGEWVAPANGEYFDNISPIDGKPFTKAARGTKEDIDKALDAAHQAFKSWSKTSAAARSKVLLDIANAIEQNAELLARAETVDNGKAIRETRAADIPLCIDHFRYFAGVIRADESSMSEHDEFTISINLQEPIGVVGQIIPWNFPLLMATWKMAPALAAGCCVVMKPAEQTPTSIMLLMELIQDIVPAGVLNVVTGFGPEAGKPLASSPRVAKVAFTGETTTGRLIMQYASENLVPVTMELGGKSPNIFMPSIADADDDFFDKCVEGAVMFALNQGEVCTCPSRMLVHENIFDRFMERVVERTKAIKVGHPLAEDTMMGAQASNDQFEKILSYMDIGKQEGAEVLVGGGVASLNNGLEKGYYIQPTIFKGSNRMRVFQEEIFGPVTSVTTFKTAEEAVELANDTLYGLGAGLWTRDAHEIYQIPRAIQAGRVWVNCYHHYPAHAPFGGYKKSGFGRENHKMMLNHYRQTKNMLISYNRNKLGFF; this comes from the coding sequence ATGGATTCAGTAGCTATGCCTCAGGAACAGTCTGCCGTACTGGAGCGGCCGCAGTTCAAAGAAAAGTATGAGCATTTTATCGGCGGCGAGTGGGTGGCCCCAGCCAACGGAGAGTACTTTGACAACATCTCGCCCATCGACGGCAAGCCCTTCACCAAAGCGGCCCGAGGCACCAAAGAAGACATCGACAAAGCCCTGGACGCGGCGCACCAAGCCTTCAAATCCTGGTCTAAAACCTCGGCGGCAGCCCGTAGCAAAGTGCTGCTCGACATTGCCAACGCTATCGAGCAGAACGCCGAGCTGCTGGCCCGCGCCGAAACCGTGGACAATGGCAAAGCCATCCGCGAGACGCGCGCTGCCGATATTCCGCTCTGCATTGACCATTTCCGCTACTTTGCCGGCGTTATCCGGGCCGACGAGAGCTCCATGTCGGAGCACGACGAGTTTACGATAAGTATAAACCTGCAGGAGCCGATTGGTGTGGTGGGCCAGATCATCCCCTGGAACTTCCCGCTCTTGATGGCTACCTGGAAAATGGCCCCTGCCCTGGCGGCCGGTTGCTGCGTGGTGATGAAACCCGCCGAACAGACCCCGACCAGCATCATGCTGCTGATGGAGCTGATACAGGACATCGTGCCGGCCGGCGTGCTGAACGTAGTAACGGGCTTCGGCCCGGAGGCCGGAAAGCCGCTTGCCTCCTCGCCTCGCGTGGCCAAGGTAGCCTTCACCGGCGAGACCACCACCGGCCGCCTGATCATGCAGTATGCCTCGGAGAATTTGGTGCCCGTAACCATGGAGCTGGGCGGCAAGTCGCCGAACATCTTTATGCCCAGCATAGCCGATGCCGACGACGATTTCTTTGACAAATGCGTGGAAGGTGCCGTGATGTTTGCCCTCAACCAGGGCGAAGTATGTACCTGCCCGTCGCGCATGCTGGTGCACGAAAACATTTTCGACCGCTTTATGGAGCGTGTGGTGGAGCGTACCAAGGCCATTAAAGTTGGTCATCCGCTGGCTGAGGACACCATGATGGGGGCCCAGGCTTCTAATGACCAGTTCGAGAAGATCCTCTCCTACATGGACATTGGCAAGCAGGAAGGCGCTGAAGTGCTGGTGGGCGGTGGCGTGGCCAGCCTGAACAATGGATTGGAGAAGGGTTACTACATACAGCCGACCATCTTTAAGGGAAGCAACCGGATGCGCGTGTTCCAGGAGGAGATCTTTGGCCCGGTTACCTCTGTGACGACCTTCAAAACGGCGGAAGAGGCCGTGGAGTTGGCCAACGACACGCTATATGGCCTGGGTGCCGGCCTCTGGACCCGCGATGCACATGAGATCTACCAGATCCCGAGAGCCATCCAGGCAGGGCGCGTGTGGGTGAACTGCTACCACCATTATCCGGCGCACGCGCCGTTTGGCGGGTACAAGAAATCTGGCTTTGGTAGAGAGAACCACAAGATGATGCTCAACCACTACCGCCAGACCAAGAACATGCTCATCTCCTATAACAGGAACAAGCTGGGCTTCTTTTAA
- a CDS encoding DUF779 domain-containing protein — MEKVERVSVTKAAEAVIDQLREKYGPLMFHQSGGCCDGSQPMCFEEGEFMVGDSDVLLGEVHGCRFYIARDQYEYWKHTQLTLDVIPGRGSSFSLEIPLGVRFHIRSRIFTPEEMEQLPQL, encoded by the coding sequence ATGGAAAAGGTAGAGCGCGTGAGCGTAACCAAGGCCGCCGAGGCGGTGATAGACCAGCTGCGCGAAAAGTACGGTCCGCTGATGTTTCACCAGAGCGGGGGCTGCTGCGACGGCTCGCAGCCCATGTGTTTTGAGGAAGGCGAGTTCATGGTGGGCGACAGCGATGTGCTGCTGGGCGAGGTGCACGGTTGCAGGTTCTACATCGCCCGCGACCAGTACGAATACTGGAAGCACACGCAGTTAACATTGGACGTGATCCCCGGCCGCGGCTCCAGCTTCTCCCTGGAAATACCGTTGGGCGTGCGGTTTCACATCCGCTCCAGGATTTTCACTCCTGAGGAGATGGAGCAGCTGCCGCAGTTATGA
- a CDS encoding phage holin family protein, giving the protein MGFIIDLLVSAGVILLLAYVLPSVHVKSFWTALWVAFLIGIFNATIGWILGGILNLVSFFLLEAIVSIIVTALMIKLVDMLVGNFKVDGFLPAIIIAVATALALYLVGMARGGEDDYSLQQHEELPKIEYVAQA; this is encoded by the coding sequence ATGGGATTTATCATTGATTTACTCGTTAGTGCCGGCGTTATACTGCTGCTAGCTTATGTTCTGCCGAGCGTGCACGTAAAAAGCTTCTGGACTGCGCTCTGGGTGGCTTTTCTGATCGGTATCTTCAACGCCACCATCGGCTGGATACTGGGCGGAATACTGAACCTGGTGTCTTTCTTCCTGCTGGAGGCAATCGTCAGCATCATCGTCACGGCCCTCATGATCAAACTGGTAGACATGCTGGTGGGCAACTTTAAAGTAGACGGGTTTCTGCCCGCCATTATTATTGCCGTTGCCACGGCGCTGGCGCTCTACCTGGTGGGCATGGCCCGCGGCGGTGAAGACGATTATTCCCTGCAACAGCACGAGGAGCTTCCTAAGATAGAATATGTAGCTCAGGCTTAG
- the msrA gene encoding peptide-methionine (S)-S-oxide reductase MsrA: MQMTGSDALAQEEEDTVGLPSAVFAGGCFWCTEAYFERLKGVKAVISGYSGGKEKNPTYKQVSSGLSDHAEAVQVYYNPSQITYQELLEVFFATHDPTTLNRQGPDVGKQYRSIVFYKTPEEKKQAEEYIRQLEEAGTYKNKIVTHVQPFKKFWMAEEYHQDYYRRNPQDPYVVSVAMPKVRKFEDNYRDKLKPEYVK; this comes from the coding sequence ATGCAGATGACGGGAAGCGACGCCCTGGCGCAGGAGGAAGAGGACACAGTGGGGCTGCCAAGCGCTGTTTTTGCCGGCGGCTGCTTCTGGTGCACCGAAGCTTACTTCGAAAGGCTGAAGGGAGTGAAGGCCGTGATCTCGGGGTACTCGGGGGGTAAGGAGAAAAACCCAACGTACAAGCAGGTAAGCTCCGGCCTTTCTGACCATGCCGAGGCCGTGCAGGTTTATTATAACCCGAGCCAGATAACGTACCAGGAGCTGCTGGAGGTGTTCTTTGCCACCCACGACCCCACCACCCTGAACCGACAGGGCCCTGATGTGGGTAAACAGTACCGCTCCATCGTTTTCTACAAGACGCCGGAGGAAAAAAAGCAAGCGGAGGAATACATCAGGCAGCTGGAGGAGGCAGGCACTTACAAAAACAAGATCGTGACCCATGTGCAGCCCTTCAAAAAGTTCTGGATGGCAGAGGAGTATCACCAGGACTACTATCGCCGCAATCCCCAGGACCCGTACGTGGTGTCGGTGGCTATGCCGAAGGTGCGGAAGTTTGAGGACAATTACAGAGATAAACTGAAGCCGGAATACGTAAAATAG
- a CDS encoding aminotransferase class IV, with amino-acid sequence MFILYNDQLLRESDWHLPLTDRAFQYNDGFFETAILANGRIRFWDQHRQRMREAAGALHLKLPEYFLQPTLEDKLLQLARQQQAEKYGRLKLKVWRAGAGLYTPQTSQVNWLASIEPATPASQEPLHIGICQNSHTVYTSLSHVKGPNAPLYVLAGLEKQARQQDDMLLLNQQGLVAELISSNIFWVKENTLYTSDLSSGCVNGILRRNILAWCHAQDIKTQQVLQSPEQLLQADAVFAANVTGIRAIASINGTQLHQKDAFVEQLRAGMQV; translated from the coding sequence TTGTTCATACTTTATAACGATCAGCTTCTCCGGGAGTCCGACTGGCACCTGCCCCTTACAGACAGGGCTTTTCAGTATAATGATGGATTCTTTGAGACCGCTATACTTGCAAACGGCCGCATTCGCTTTTGGGACCAACACCGGCAGCGCATGCGCGAGGCGGCCGGGGCCTTACACCTGAAGCTTCCTGAATACTTTCTTCAGCCTACCTTGGAGGATAAACTGCTGCAGCTGGCCCGCCAGCAACAGGCCGAAAAGTATGGCCGCTTAAAACTGAAGGTATGGCGCGCAGGTGCCGGGCTGTATACCCCGCAGACCAGCCAGGTAAACTGGCTGGCAAGTATAGAGCCGGCCACACCTGCCTCTCAGGAGCCGCTACACATCGGCATCTGCCAGAACAGCCACACCGTTTATACTTCCCTCTCGCACGTTAAAGGGCCAAATGCCCCCTTGTATGTACTGGCCGGGCTGGAGAAACAGGCCCGGCAACAAGACGACATGCTGCTGCTGAACCAGCAAGGTTTGGTGGCCGAACTCATCTCCTCCAACATCTTTTGGGTAAAGGAAAACACGCTGTATACTTCCGATCTCAGCTCTGGCTGCGTGAACGGCATCCTGCGCCGGAATATTCTGGCCTGGTGCCATGCCCAGGATATTAAAACGCAGCAGGTTCTGCAAAGCCCTGAGCAGCTGCTACAGGCAGACGCCGTCTTTGCTGCCAACGTTACGGGCATACGCGCCATTGCAAGTATAAACGGCACGCAACTGCATCAAAAAGACGCGTTTGTGGAGCAGCTTCGCGCGGGGATGCAGGTATAA
- a CDS encoding 3-ketoacyl-ACP reductase: MESIKGKNALVTGAGKGIGRAIALALAEEGVNVALMARTTSQLEEVAGAVTAKGVTAAVVTADVTDIHAVNSAVAQAREQLGPIDILINNAGVGAFAKFLEMEPEKWESIIKVNLLGPYYVTRAVLPEMIERQTGDIINISSTAGQKGAPVTSAYSASKFGLIGMSESLMQEVRKHNIRVSTLTPSTVATDMAIDLKLTDGNPERVMQPEDFAELIVSQLKLNRRVFVKEAGLWSTNP; the protein is encoded by the coding sequence ATGGAATCTATAAAAGGAAAGAACGCCCTGGTAACCGGCGCCGGAAAGGGAATTGGCAGGGCCATTGCCCTGGCGCTGGCAGAAGAAGGCGTGAACGTGGCCCTGATGGCCCGCACCACCAGCCAGCTGGAGGAAGTGGCCGGGGCCGTGACGGCCAAGGGTGTGACAGCAGCCGTGGTAACGGCCGACGTAACAGACATACACGCCGTGAACAGCGCCGTGGCCCAGGCGCGTGAGCAGCTTGGCCCGATCGATATCCTGATCAACAATGCCGGTGTGGGGGCCTTTGCCAAATTCCTGGAGATGGAGCCGGAGAAGTGGGAAAGCATCATCAAGGTGAACCTGCTGGGGCCTTACTACGTCACCCGCGCCGTGCTGCCGGAGATGATCGAGCGCCAGACAGGCGACATCATCAACATTTCTTCTACCGCCGGACAGAAGGGCGCGCCTGTCACCAGTGCCTACAGTGCCTCCAAGTTTGGTTTGATCGGCATGTCGGAGTCGCTGATGCAGGAGGTGCGCAAGCATAATATCCGTGTCTCCACGCTCACGCCAAGCACTGTCGCCACCGACATGGCCATCGACCTGAAGCTGACTGACGGCAACCCCGAGCGCGTGATGCAGCCGGAAGATTTTGCCGAGCTGATCGTATCGCAGCTGAAACTGAACCGCCGCGTGTTCGTGAAAGAGGCGGGTCTGTGGTCCACTAACCCCTAA
- a CDS encoding MBL fold metallo-hydrolase has protein sequence MKLKSILALAFILAFVQVQAQQLAKPDTLKTSGGPLVIQPITHGTLALTYKAKTIYVDPYGGADLFKGLPKPDLILITDIHPDHLDTATLAALETEKVRMVVPRAVAELLPEKYQQQLVILDNGGQSIQQGINIMALPMYNLPDTADARHPKGRGNGYVLQIGDKRVYISGDTEGIPEMRRLENIDVAFVSMNLPYTMDVDQAADAVLEFQPKVVYPYHYRGQNGFSDVEKFKQLVGAKNKGIEVRLKDWYPNK, from the coding sequence ATGAAACTGAAATCCATACTTGCCCTGGCTTTTATACTTGCCTTCGTGCAGGTACAGGCACAGCAGTTGGCAAAGCCAGACACGCTTAAGACCAGCGGCGGCCCGCTGGTGATTCAACCGATAACGCATGGCACGTTGGCGTTAACCTACAAGGCCAAAACTATTTACGTGGACCCGTATGGCGGGGCGGATCTTTTTAAAGGGCTGCCCAAGCCAGACCTGATCCTGATTACGGACATCCACCCCGACCACCTGGACACCGCCACACTTGCCGCCCTGGAGACCGAGAAGGTGAGGATGGTGGTGCCGCGTGCCGTGGCCGAGCTTCTGCCGGAGAAGTATCAGCAGCAACTGGTAATCCTCGACAACGGCGGGCAAAGTATACAACAAGGCATTAACATTATGGCCCTGCCCATGTATAACCTTCCAGACACCGCCGATGCGCGCCACCCGAAAGGTCGGGGCAACGGTTATGTGCTGCAGATAGGCGATAAGCGTGTCTACATCTCCGGTGACACGGAAGGCATCCCCGAGATGCGCCGGCTGGAGAACATCGATGTGGCCTTTGTAAGTATGAACCTGCCCTATACCATGGATGTGGACCAGGCTGCAGATGCCGTGCTGGAGTTTCAGCCGAAGGTTGTGTACCCGTATCATTACCGCGGCCAGAATGGCTTTAGCGATGTAGAGAAATTCAAGCAGCTGGTAGGTGCAAAGAACAAGGGCATTGAGGTGCGCCTGAAGGATTGGTACCCGAATAAGTAA
- a CDS encoding thymidylate synthase codes for MKQYLDLMQHILDTGVKKEDRTGTGTLSVFGYQMRFDLQQGFPLVTTKKVHLRSIIHELLWFLKGDTNIQYLKENGVSIWDEWADENGDLGPVYGSQWRNWPTPDGRHIDQITQVVNQLKHNPDSRRIIVSAWNVAEIEHMKLPPCHAFFQFYVAEGKLSCQLYQRSADVFLGVPFNIASYALLVLMMAQVTELEPGEFIWTGGDTHLYLNHLEQAQRQLSREPRELPQMKLNPDVRDIFGFRFEDFELVNYNPHPGIKAPVAV; via the coding sequence ATGAAGCAATATTTAGACTTGATGCAGCACATCCTGGACACCGGGGTAAAGAAGGAGGACCGCACCGGCACCGGCACCCTGAGCGTGTTCGGCTACCAGATGCGCTTCGACCTGCAGCAGGGCTTCCCGCTCGTCACCACTAAAAAAGTGCACCTGCGCTCTATTATACATGAGCTGCTCTGGTTTTTAAAAGGCGATACCAACATTCAGTACCTGAAAGAGAACGGGGTGAGCATCTGGGATGAGTGGGCGGATGAGAACGGCGACCTGGGCCCGGTCTACGGCTCGCAGTGGCGTAACTGGCCCACGCCAGACGGCCGCCACATCGACCAGATCACGCAGGTAGTGAACCAGCTGAAGCACAACCCGGACTCGCGCCGCATCATTGTGAGCGCCTGGAACGTGGCCGAGATCGAGCACATGAAGCTGCCGCCTTGCCACGCCTTCTTCCAGTTTTATGTGGCCGAGGGCAAGCTGAGCTGCCAGCTCTACCAACGCTCCGCCGATGTGTTCCTGGGGGTGCCGTTCAACATTGCCTCGTATGCCCTGCTGGTGCTGATGATGGCGCAGGTTACCGAACTGGAACCCGGTGAGTTTATCTGGACCGGCGGCGACACCCACCTGTACCTCAACCACCTGGAGCAGGCACAACGGCAGTTAAGCCGCGAACCCCGGGAGTTGCCGCAGATGAAGCTGAACCCGGACGTGAGGGATATCTTTGGGTTTAGGTTTGAGGATTTCGAGCTGGTGAACTATAATCCGCACCCGGGAATAAAAGCGCCTGTGGCGGTGTAG
- a CDS encoding efflux RND transporter permease subunit — MSYRNLSYLVLLSVAVLSAISLYFALRLRFDYNFDNFFPKGDPDLAYYFSYRDKFGNDNDYLLIGLDNQGKSLFNQNFLTKVDSLTSFLQRQPHVEAVLSPTTVKSPVIEPFGYFEIPYLHPYEPERYGQDSVHIYSSPELIGTLFSEDAMAVSLFVRTTENLSKGASDTLLTALNQQLEELQLQEVHVAGKALAQSVFIDKMQVELAIFMSAAIVLVLLFLWLAFRTIWGVLVPVVVVLLSVLWAMGVMGLFHKPIDLMTVLLPTIMFVVGMSDVVHILSRYLTETGNGTPKLQALKLTVKEVGMATFLTSFTTAVGFLTLLTTAIVPIRNFGLYTAISIGLAYLLAFSVLPALLFLLKPPNPSRARKISYSWPTLMRRILRFVLQHPKAILASSATVILLSLVGISQIKVDSTMLEDLGDDDPVIRDFMYFDEKFSGVRPFELHLIAGEGRTMFDAQVLQEVEELERYLTHTYGLNFITSPATIVKTLHRAQNGGLQEFYTLPESRKELQSIKSRLQAFRHRSELRHVVTPNGKEGRLSGNMQDIGSASATLRNDSLQAFIQQNIDPSVLQTRLTGSAPLMDKNNEYVTANMLRGLLIAFGVIAVIVGLIFRSFRMIIISLIPNLIPLLMIGGMMGFMGVKLTVTVSIIFTIAFGIAVDDTIHFLSKLKLELLAGKSLPYAVKGTFISTGKAIIITSCILVGGFLTLVLSTFDATFYVGLFVSLTLVFAVVADLLLLPVLVLCFYRLPKK, encoded by the coding sequence TTGAGCTATAGAAATCTAAGTTACCTGGTGCTATTGTCGGTGGCGGTGCTCTCGGCCATTAGTTTATACTTTGCCTTGCGCCTGCGCTTCGACTATAACTTCGACAACTTCTTTCCGAAGGGCGACCCGGACCTGGCTTACTATTTCAGCTACCGTGATAAGTTCGGCAATGACAACGACTACCTGCTCATCGGTCTCGACAATCAGGGCAAGAGCCTTTTCAATCAAAATTTCCTGACGAAGGTGGATAGCCTGACCAGCTTCCTGCAGCGGCAGCCGCACGTGGAGGCGGTCCTTTCTCCCACCACAGTGAAAAGCCCAGTGATCGAGCCATTCGGTTATTTTGAGATCCCATACCTGCACCCCTATGAGCCGGAGCGCTACGGGCAGGACTCGGTTCACATCTATTCGTCCCCGGAGCTGATCGGCACTTTGTTTTCAGAGGATGCCATGGCCGTTTCGCTATTTGTCCGGACCACCGAAAACCTGAGCAAAGGCGCCAGCGACACGCTGCTGACGGCGCTGAACCAACAGCTGGAGGAGCTGCAACTGCAGGAAGTGCACGTGGCCGGCAAAGCGCTGGCGCAATCGGTGTTTATAGACAAGATGCAGGTGGAGCTGGCTATTTTTATGTCGGCGGCCATTGTGCTGGTCCTGCTCTTCCTGTGGCTAGCCTTTCGAACGATTTGGGGAGTGCTGGTGCCCGTGGTTGTGGTGCTGCTGTCGGTACTCTGGGCCATGGGTGTGATGGGGCTCTTCCACAAACCTATCGACCTGATGACCGTGCTGCTGCCCACCATTATGTTCGTGGTGGGCATGTCGGATGTGGTGCACATCCTCTCGCGCTACCTAACGGAGACAGGCAACGGCACGCCCAAGCTTCAGGCCCTGAAACTGACGGTAAAGGAAGTGGGGATGGCTACCTTCCTCACCTCCTTTACCACCGCTGTGGGCTTTCTCACGCTGCTTACAACGGCCATTGTACCCATCCGCAACTTCGGGCTATACACGGCCATCTCCATCGGCCTGGCCTACCTGCTGGCCTTTTCGGTGTTGCCGGCCCTGCTTTTCCTCTTGAAGCCGCCCAACCCGTCGCGGGCCAGAAAAATAAGTTACTCGTGGCCGACCCTGATGCGGCGCATTCTCCGTTTCGTGCTGCAGCACCCCAAAGCCATACTTGCCTCCAGTGCTACCGTTATACTTCTGAGCCTAGTGGGCATCAGCCAAATAAAAGTAGACAGCACCATGCTGGAGGATCTCGGCGACGATGACCCAGTGATCCGGGACTTTATGTACTTTGATGAGAAGTTCTCCGGCGTGCGCCCCTTCGAGTTGCACCTGATCGCCGGCGAGGGCCGAACCATGTTTGATGCGCAGGTGCTGCAGGAGGTGGAGGAATTGGAACGCTACCTGACGCATACGTACGGCCTCAACTTTATCACCTCTCCTGCCACCATCGTGAAAACCCTGCACCGCGCGCAGAATGGCGGGCTGCAGGAGTTTTATACGTTGCCGGAAAGCAGAAAAGAGTTACAAAGTATAAAAAGTCGCCTGCAGGCATTCCGCCACCGCAGTGAGCTCCGCCACGTGGTTACACCGAATGGCAAAGAAGGCCGCTTGAGTGGCAACATGCAGGACATCGGTAGCGCCAGTGCCACCCTGCGCAACGATTCCCTGCAGGCGTTCATCCAGCAAAACATAGACCCAAGCGTGTTGCAGACCCGCCTCACCGGCAGCGCCCCGCTCATGGACAAGAACAATGAGTACGTAACGGCCAACATGTTGCGGGGGCTGCTCATCGCTTTCGGAGTGATCGCAGTGATTGTGGGGCTGATCTTCCGTTCTTTCAGGATGATCATCATCTCGCTGATCCCAAACCTCATTCCTTTGCTGATGATTGGAGGTATGATGGGCTTTATGGGCGTGAAGCTGACGGTGACGGTGTCCATTATCTTCACCATCGCCTTCGGTATTGCCGTGGACGATACCATCCACTTCCTCAGTAAGCTAAAGCTGGAGCTACTGGCAGGCAAATCGTTGCCCTATGCTGTCAAAGGCACTTTTATTTCAACGGGAAAGGCCATCATCATCACGTCCTGCATCCTGGTGGGCGGCTTTCTGACGCTGGTGCTCTCCACCTTCGATGCGACCTTTTACGTGGGCCTGTTCGTGAGCCTGACGCTGGTGTTTGCCGTCGTGGCCGACCTGCTGCTGTTGCCTGTGCTGGTGCTCTGTTTCTACCGCCTCCCTAAAAAATAA